One genomic region from Desulfovibrio porci encodes:
- a CDS encoding LbetaH domain-containing protein encodes MGVVIVGNSGAARECYWLLRVAREADAATPPFKGFLAWQGYAGQLCELARFSLGSSEDYQPAHDDLFVIGIGKPALRLAVYTWLKALKASFYTLRHPNVYVCPSATVGEANIFQRDCAVQANASIGNANFFNGGVIVGHDAVVGDGNTFNLHTGISGHVRLGDANQVAPWCLFLEHVKVGNWNVFAPGTVVYKGCKDHCLMTGNPALIEKRYPSVKAEGGSRV; translated from the coding sequence ATGGGGGTGGTTATTGTCGGCAATTCCGGCGCTGCGCGGGAATGTTACTGGCTCTTGCGGGTGGCACGGGAGGCGGATGCGGCGACGCCCCCCTTCAAGGGGTTTCTGGCCTGGCAGGGCTATGCGGGGCAGCTCTGCGAGCTGGCCCGGTTTTCTCTTGGCAGTTCAGAGGACTACCAGCCGGCTCATGACGATCTGTTTGTTATTGGCATAGGCAAGCCCGCATTGCGGCTGGCCGTGTATACTTGGCTCAAGGCTCTCAAGGCCAGCTTTTATACATTGCGGCATCCCAATGTATATGTCTGCCCCTCAGCCACGGTGGGGGAGGCCAACATCTTTCAGCGGGATTGTGCCGTGCAGGCAAATGCAAGCATAGGTAATGCCAATTTCTTCAACGGCGGTGTGATTGTTGGTCATGATGCTGTCGTTGGCGACGGCAACACCTTCAATCTTCATACCGGCATTTCGGGTCATGTCAGGCTGGGCGACGCCAATCAGGTGGCTCCATGGTGTCTCTTTCTGGAACACGTAAAGGTGGGCAACTGGAATGTTTTTGCTCCGGGTACAGTTGTCTACAAGGGCTGCAAGGATCACTGCCTGATGACCGGAAATCCGGCACTGATAGAAAAACGCTATCCATCGGTAAAAGCGGAAGGGGGTAGCCGTGTCTGA
- a CDS encoding glycosyltransferase family 2 protein has protein sequence MSDTPRLSVVIPMRNCAHCVCAMLDSLLAQNISMQFVLIDDASEDNTITRVEDWSRRNNQPVEIVCNKEQMFSYRSRLKGLALASAPVVWCMDADDIVPPNANIQAALVIMEREKPDILHGKACGVMPGDTIQKPLPWTEPVAGHLTGSEIFSTFMAQAYPPAILWNKFFSARLAKAVLTAAPDITVRYFDVKFLGLLFLLYAQSYTACNELMYEYRMRPHRPAWLYARQVDALLLLEEKLTRQVERHAPNHLDAFLAYCRRRLVIQTGHLSLMAEAELRQVLEQEHSPCAWLEENILTNLSRKQLHHALCVSLADNTTKLHGWVEDLLRIHALGSSFFPCLPDPSLLGALKLAVREWLCRDFTPTTCRRIAQCGMRLGLRLAKSELDREELASNLSDDAALALLLGNAQLARAITAIMAPDIDITRKAN, from the coding sequence GTGTCTGACACGCCTCGCCTTTCGGTCGTTATCCCCATGCGTAACTGCGCTCATTGCGTGTGCGCCATGCTGGATAGTCTGCTGGCCCAGAATATTTCCATGCAATTTGTGTTGATTGACGACGCTTCGGAAGACAACACAATAACCCGTGTGGAGGATTGGAGCAGACGTAACAATCAGCCTGTGGAGATAGTGTGCAATAAGGAACAGATGTTTTCGTACAGGTCGCGCTTGAAGGGGCTGGCTCTGGCCAGCGCGCCTGTTGTCTGGTGCATGGATGCGGATGACATTGTACCGCCCAACGCCAATATTCAGGCCGCTCTGGTCATTATGGAACGAGAAAAGCCGGATATTCTGCACGGCAAGGCATGCGGGGTGATGCCCGGCGACACCATACAAAAGCCGTTACCCTGGACAGAACCGGTGGCCGGACATCTGACAGGCAGTGAAATTTTCAGCACCTTTATGGCCCAGGCCTATCCGCCCGCCATACTCTGGAACAAGTTCTTCTCGGCCCGCCTGGCCAAGGCCGTGCTGACCGCCGCGCCTGACATTACAGTGCGCTATTTTGATGTCAAGTTCCTTGGTTTGCTCTTTCTTTTATACGCGCAAAGCTATACGGCCTGTAACGAGCTGATGTATGAATACAGGATGCGCCCCCATCGTCCCGCATGGCTGTATGCCCGTCAGGTGGATGCGCTTCTGTTGCTGGAGGAAAAGCTTACCAGACAGGTAGAGCGACACGCCCCGAATCATCTGGATGCGTTCCTCGCCTATTGCCGACGCCGCCTAGTCATCCAGACAGGGCATCTTTCCCTCATGGCTGAGGCCGAACTCAGGCAAGTCTTGGAGCAGGAACATAGTCCATGCGCCTGGCTCGAGGAAAACATTCTGACCAATCTCAGCCGCAAACAACTACATCATGCCCTGTGTGTTTCCCTTGCGGATAACACGACCAAGCTTCATGGATGGGTTGAGGATCTGTTACGTATCCATGCCCTGGGAAGTTCGTTTTTTCCCTGCCTGCCTGATCCCTCCCTTCTGGGGGCCTTGAAGCTTGCCGTGCGCGAGTGGCTCTGCCGGGACTTTACGCCCACAACCTGCCGACGCATTGCCCAGTGCGGTATGCGCCTTGGCTTACGCCTGGCAAAGTCCGAACTTGATCGCGAAGAACTTGCAAGCAACCTTTCCGATGACGCCGCTCTGGCTCTGCTTCTAGGTAACGCTCAACTGGCGCGGGCAATCACGGCCATCATGGCCCCGGATATTGATATTACCAGGAAGGCAAACTGA
- a CDS encoding methyltransferase domain-containing protein, translated as MNNASQKRRVALTVDVEAHPIRAAQDHVNRLIWGRQNGHEAGIQTMMDIADRHGVPMTFFLDYPEAELYGEDLLDVGREIHRRGHDLEPHCHAEYLMKRLFGLDGMWAVRLPTATPEQSRAIVDACVKRHVDITGTFPPAYRSGAYLIGPHYLDALKQSGIRLDASYNLFCPENPFNLGLRGPFMWQNGLWEIPVPLIPYFQKANHLVAWNFNFKGFLRSSVAKNVVLHKKFLDTWFKRHGDDAIATLVMHSWSFWQMDAKGHMSMPLEGYEELFDALLFMLKDNFEIVNLGELAKNENSDTRLEEVSPLEVTGHCPVCYEPVIHFQDYNNAPKRQCPFCKSVERQRTLVDLVYAGALGPHVFTGKDILHIAPGWPERLLLRRMFECRVNTLNIQPGCDIQADIQNMPEVADNSFDIVLASEVFRHVKNLDAALKEIARVLRPGGLLLCSDCLENADYGREITDEAEQISWYGKEKLDTYGIGDFRRFGRKDWEEAFKPYFYTRLFKVDDKATGSPAWWLACTPQKERYAPCVA; from the coding sequence ATGAATAACGCCTCACAAAAACGCCGTGTGGCCCTGACCGTAGACGTGGAAGCCCATCCCATCCGGGCGGCGCAGGATCATGTCAATCGCCTGATCTGGGGACGGCAGAACGGACACGAGGCGGGTATCCAGACCATGATGGATATTGCCGATCGCCACGGCGTACCCATGACCTTTTTTCTGGATTACCCCGAAGCCGAGCTGTACGGCGAGGACTTGTTGGACGTGGGGAGGGAGATCCACCGCCGGGGGCATGACCTGGAGCCGCACTGCCATGCGGAATATCTGATGAAACGACTGTTCGGTCTGGACGGTATGTGGGCCGTTCGCCTGCCCACAGCCACGCCGGAACAATCCCGGGCCATTGTAGATGCCTGTGTGAAGCGGCACGTCGACATCACCGGAACATTTCCCCCGGCGTACCGCAGCGGGGCCTATCTTATCGGCCCCCATTATCTGGATGCACTCAAGCAAAGCGGCATCCGTCTGGATGCCAGTTACAATCTGTTCTGCCCGGAAAACCCTTTCAACCTTGGTCTGCGCGGCCCCTTCATGTGGCAGAACGGCCTCTGGGAAATTCCTGTTCCGCTTATTCCCTATTTTCAAAAAGCCAACCACCTAGTGGCCTGGAATTTTAACTTCAAGGGATTTCTGCGCTCTTCAGTAGCCAAGAATGTGGTCTTGCACAAAAAATTTCTGGATACATGGTTCAAGCGGCACGGCGACGACGCCATCGCCACTTTGGTTATGCATTCGTGGTCGTTCTGGCAGATGGATGCAAAAGGTCATATGAGTATGCCCCTTGAGGGCTATGAAGAGCTTTTTGATGCTTTGCTGTTTATGCTCAAAGACAATTTTGAAATTGTGAATCTTGGGGAACTGGCAAAAAACGAAAACTCGGATACGCGCCTTGAAGAAGTCAGTCCGCTGGAAGTAACAGGCCATTGCCCGGTCTGCTACGAACCAGTCATTCATTTTCAGGACTACAATAACGCGCCAAAACGCCAATGTCCATTCTGCAAGTCTGTGGAACGCCAGCGTACCCTGGTGGATCTTGTCTATGCCGGTGCTTTGGGGCCTCATGTTTTTACCGGTAAAGATATTTTGCATATAGCACCGGGGTGGCCCGAACGCCTGCTTTTACGACGTATGTTTGAATGCCGCGTTAATACATTGAATATTCAGCCCGGTTGCGACATCCAGGCTGACATTCAGAATATGCCTGAAGTGGCGGACAATTCCTTTGATATTGTGCTGGCCAGTGAAGTGTTTCGTCATGTCAAAAATCTGGATGCCGCGTTGAAGGAAATTGCCCGTGTGCTGCGCCCCGGCGGCCTTCTGCTCTGTTCCGATTGCCTTGAAAACGCCGATTACGGCCGCGAAATAACAGACGAGGCGGAACAGATTTCCTGGTACGGCAAGGAAAAGCTGGATACCTACGGCATTGGCGATTTTCGCCGCTTTGGCCGTAAAGACTGGGAAGAGGCGTTCAAACCCTATTTCTACACACGGCTCTTCAAAGTTGATGACAAAGCCACAGGTTCACCCGCTTGGTGGCTGGCCTGCACACCCCAAAAAGAGAGGTATGCCCCTTGCGTCGCATAG
- a CDS encoding heparinase II/III domain-containing protein, whose protein sequence is MRRIAITVDVEAHDFRAKDHHIDRLIWGRQQNREHGIGKMMDIADRHDLALTFFVDYPESEVYGEEFLNVAREIRRRGHDLQPHCHVEYLGKKLFGNYNPDAVRIGNVSRQQADRMVEYLVDCHTRVTGSAPLAHRSRGYELSAPYLDSLKNAGFTLDASYSLSCKRDPLRLGLRGLFRFSNGLLEIPVPFVPYFQNAGPLIPWNFNHRCFLTPDIEENLRRHETFLDSWFKRHGDDAVATLIMHSWSFWGMDDGGFFAIPNDASLELFERLLGFLKTKYEIIALGKLAKNEDVRCAQKRVDASLIVEHCPICYEPVSHFQNYNSNYKRRCPFCGSVERHRTLVDLLYNGAFGPQLFHQRDILHIAPGRPEKLVLRRMYQPRVTTLNILPGCNIQVDIQNMPELADNSFDIVLASEVFRHVKNLDAALKEIARVLRPGGLLLCSDCLENADYGREITDEAEQISWYGKEKLDTYGIGDFRRFGRKDWEEAFKPYFYTRIFKADDKATGDPAWWMICVPRNAGADSALMLSAPLLASNAARILLDASAAPIRYFLPDFQDWPSYRSNFVAQNLDWLKEAIFMLQFTPISQVRTPKASPEFPPRYPSHIHPYPFQSFTYLLHELQTDTNYGDSTALQRLSREIERWIDAYGFSSCSYAWDRHTRWMVWHDTATGLRLDFMAYILLRILPLPEYSDEFIEKIFRSAIDHFLILCAEHFLQKQSNHGIIQMVSLLAFCRGMQFLDCMQEAAHLASWRLHRMFTTLATDDGMWKEHSPSYQAFMVCMLDMAQALLAGTPCTLKNYECKMRNCLACFIKPDGNLVEFGDTEPKLYPLIKPVVAQAISSCDPLQDITLLSESGYAFLRIQSGHAKPEKTSFLTMCGAFHSIVHKHCDDLSFIWSEGKQNLLVDSGMQSSYKGVLHSGPLWEKGFYYSSPNCVYAESAHAHNVVEINGQTWSRRITPYGILPLQGRQLSKLHWILEGQWQRPEGFLQIRKLIFSPGRWLLVLDELAPMNNSEKESSFSQWFHFDHSLDVAERHAGLTIMKLPDSTLLHCHSFQANKQSLHKGEFAPRLQGWQAVESSDKLESAWTLGIHHKGGSTKFETLFSLVGSCIMLQRYSNIIHLQFDKNEQIEKFAI, encoded by the coding sequence TTGCGTCGCATAGCCATTACCGTGGATGTGGAGGCTCATGATTTTCGTGCCAAAGATCATCATATCGATCGCTTGATTTGGGGACGGCAACAGAACCGTGAACACGGCATCGGCAAAATGATGGACATTGCCGACCGCCACGACCTAGCTCTGACGTTTTTTGTCGATTATCCCGAAAGCGAGGTATACGGAGAAGAATTTCTGAATGTGGCGCGTGAAATACGCCGGCGCGGTCACGATTTGCAACCGCATTGCCATGTTGAGTATCTGGGGAAAAAGCTCTTTGGTAATTACAATCCCGATGCCGTGCGCATCGGCAATGTCTCACGGCAACAGGCAGACCGTATGGTGGAATATCTGGTTGACTGCCATACGCGGGTCACGGGTTCCGCACCACTGGCGCACCGCAGCCGAGGCTATGAATTAAGCGCGCCGTATCTGGACTCACTTAAAAATGCCGGTTTTACCCTTGATGCCAGCTATTCCCTGTCCTGCAAACGTGATCCCCTGCGCTTAGGGCTCCGTGGGCTTTTCCGTTTTTCCAATGGTCTGCTGGAAATACCCGTGCCGTTTGTTCCCTACTTTCAAAACGCAGGGCCGCTGATTCCCTGGAACTTCAATCACCGCTGCTTTCTCACGCCTGACATTGAAGAAAACCTGCGACGGCATGAGACTTTTCTGGACTCTTGGTTCAAACGGCATGGTGACGATGCTGTTGCTACCCTGATCATGCACTCTTGGTCTTTCTGGGGAATGGATGACGGGGGCTTTTTTGCCATTCCCAACGATGCCAGCCTTGAACTTTTTGAACGACTTCTTGGCTTTCTCAAAACGAAATATGAAATTATCGCACTTGGCAAGCTAGCTAAAAACGAAGATGTGCGTTGCGCCCAGAAACGCGTGGACGCCAGCCTTATTGTCGAACATTGTCCCATCTGCTACGAGCCGGTCAGCCATTTTCAAAACTACAATAGCAATTACAAGCGCCGTTGTCCCTTCTGCGGCTCTGTAGAACGTCATCGTACTCTTGTAGATCTTCTCTATAACGGAGCCTTTGGACCCCAACTTTTCCATCAGCGTGACATCCTGCACATCGCGCCCGGTCGCCCGGAAAAATTAGTGCTACGCCGCATGTACCAGCCGCGCGTAACCACGCTCAATATTCTGCCGGGATGCAATATTCAGGTCGATATTCAGAACATGCCCGAACTGGCGGACAATTCCTTTGATATTGTGCTGGCCAGTGAAGTGTTTCGTCATGTCAAAAATCTGGATGCCGCGTTGAAGGAAATTGCCCGTGTGCTGCGCCCCGGCGGCCTTCTGCTCTGTTCCGATTGCCTTGAAAACGCCGATTATGGCCGCGAAATAACAGACGAGGCGGAACAGATTTCCTGGTACGGCAAGGAAAAGCTGGATACCTACGGCATTGGCGATTTTCGCCGTTTTGGCCGTAAGGACTGGGAAGAAGCGTTCAAACCATACTTTTATACACGGATATTCAAGGCGGATGACAAGGCCACGGGCGATCCCGCCTGGTGGATGATTTGCGTACCCAGAAACGCCGGTGCAGATTCTGCCCTGATGTTGAGCGCGCCGTTACTGGCAAGCAATGCTGCAAGAATCCTTCTGGACGCCAGTGCCGCCCCCATACGGTACTTCCTGCCTGATTTTCAAGACTGGCCAAGCTATCGTAGCAATTTTGTCGCACAAAACCTGGACTGGCTTAAGGAAGCCATCTTCATGTTACAGTTTACACCTATTTCGCAAGTACGTACACCGAAAGCGAGTCCGGAGTTTCCGCCTCGCTATCCTTCGCATATTCACCCCTATCCTTTTCAGTCTTTTACCTATCTGCTGCACGAACTTCAAACAGATACAAATTACGGCGACAGTACCGCTTTACAGAGATTAAGCCGCGAAATTGAACGTTGGATTGATGCTTATGGGTTTTCATCGTGCTCATATGCCTGGGACAGACATACACGATGGATGGTCTGGCATGATACAGCTACTGGATTAAGACTTGACTTTATGGCCTATATATTGTTGCGTATTTTGCCATTACCAGAATATTCAGATGAATTCATTGAAAAAATTTTTCGTTCAGCAATAGATCATTTTCTCATTCTCTGTGCTGAACATTTTTTACAGAAACAGTCTAATCATGGTATCATCCAGATGGTTAGCCTGCTTGCCTTCTGTCGTGGAATGCAATTTCTTGATTGCATGCAGGAGGCCGCACACCTTGCCTCTTGGCGCCTGCACAGGATGTTCACAACTCTTGCCACAGACGATGGCATGTGGAAGGAACATTCCCCTAGTTACCAGGCCTTCATGGTTTGCATGCTGGATATGGCACAGGCTCTCCTAGCTGGGACTCCATGTACACTAAAAAATTATGAATGTAAGATGCGCAATTGTCTGGCCTGTTTTATTAAACCAGATGGCAATCTTGTGGAATTTGGAGACACAGAACCCAAGCTTTACCCCCTCATAAAACCTGTTGTTGCCCAAGCCATATCTTCCTGCGATCCTTTACAGGATATTACTCTTCTTTCAGAGTCCGGGTATGCTTTTTTGCGTATTCAATCAGGCCATGCCAAGCCGGAAAAAACCTCATTTTTAACCATGTGTGGTGCATTTCATTCTATAGTCCACAAGCATTGTGATGATTTGAGCTTTATCTGGAGTGAAGGAAAACAAAATTTGCTTGTGGATTCCGGCATGCAGTCCAGCTACAAAGGAGTTCTTCATTCCGGCCCTCTTTGGGAAAAAGGCTTTTATTATTCTAGCCCAAATTGCGTTTATGCGGAGTCCGCCCATGCCCATAATGTGGTGGAAATCAATGGCCAAACATGGTCACGACGCATTACACCTTATGGGATATTGCCTTTGCAAGGGCGACAGCTTTCAAAACTCCACTGGATTTTGGAAGGACAATGGCAAAGACCCGAGGGATTCCTTCAAATACGAAAACTGATTTTTTCACCCGGACGTTGGCTGTTGGTTCTGGATGAACTTGCTCCTATGAACAACAGTGAAAAAGAAAGCAGTTTTTCACAGTGGTTTCATTTTGATCACAGCCTTGATGTTGCTGAGCGCCATGCCGGACTCACCATAATGAAGTTGCCGGACAGTACACTGTTGCATTGTCATAGTTTTCAAGCAAACAAGCAAAGTTTACATAAAGGTGAATTTGCTCCGCGCCTTCAGGGTTGGCAAGCGGTAGAAAGCAGCGATAAACTTGAGTCAGCTTGGACATTGGGCATACATCATAAAGGAGGTTCAACGAAATTTGAGACGCTATTTTCACTTGTTGGATCGTGTATAATGTTACAAAGATATAGTAACATAATTCACTTACAGTTTGATAAAAACGAACAAATCGAGAAATTTGCTATCTGA
- a CDS encoding radical SAM/SPASM domain-containing protein yields the protein MNFPLPNFGYNSVYKVFNGIDLRQTSLCPNKCVMCAKAQKGHQHQTMSMEDLHFVLDIFPDYKGGVWLLGSGEVFMLENLPERVAIIKNAWPECTVHTLTTFNIFHGQSWLAELFKAGLDDIYVSCYGYTEDDYHKIHGAPLFSGLMQNIEAIGKLQPEIGNKIHFKYLNEMEHLFGVRNADQKQKKFMETVARNHISHFEASDVFPWNKTIPPNGKSLWELPSPCSVVWGGTTASWIYILENLDVVPCCLFIEDDFVLGNLRKNSLEEIFTGEKFRFFYESWWAMRPDKIPVCNTCQAYSAFPSADELARMAAWQARELRGQKVIFWGGGEAYRAYKSFFVECEPVAILMDTPADAGQKYIDGIPVHHPDAFLPTLTEPLPLVIFAMQKASPRILQTLKEKYAYYKPSKLVICPANAQLRPRVEPFFQD from the coding sequence ATGAATTTTCCTTTGCCAAATTTTGGATATAACTCTGTCTACAAAGTATTTAATGGTATTGATCTACGGCAGACAAGCCTTTGCCCAAACAAATGCGTTATGTGTGCAAAAGCACAAAAAGGGCATCAACATCAGACCATGTCAATGGAAGACTTGCATTTTGTACTTGATATATTTCCTGATTATAAAGGTGGAGTCTGGCTATTAGGATCCGGTGAAGTTTTCATGCTTGAAAATTTACCGGAACGCGTAGCTATTATAAAAAATGCATGGCCTGAATGCACAGTTCATACATTAACAACATTCAATATTTTTCATGGTCAGAGCTGGCTTGCAGAACTTTTCAAAGCTGGTTTGGATGACATTTATGTTTCATGTTACGGTTATACAGAGGATGATTATCATAAAATACATGGCGCGCCGCTTTTCTCTGGTCTCATGCAAAACATAGAAGCTATTGGGAAATTACAACCTGAGATCGGCAATAAAATTCATTTCAAATATCTCAATGAGATGGAACACCTTTTTGGTGTACGCAATGCCGATCAAAAACAAAAAAAATTTATGGAAACTGTGGCTCGTAATCACATAAGCCATTTTGAAGCGAGTGATGTATTTCCTTGGAACAAAACAATTCCCCCAAATGGCAAATCTCTGTGGGAGCTGCCTTCACCATGTTCAGTTGTATGGGGAGGGACAACGGCATCTTGGATTTACATATTAGAAAATCTTGATGTCGTTCCTTGTTGTTTGTTCATAGAAGATGATTTTGTTTTGGGAAATTTACGTAAAAATAGCTTGGAAGAAATTTTTACCGGTGAAAAATTTAGATTTTTCTATGAATCATGGTGGGCTATGCGGCCAGATAAAATTCCTGTATGCAACACCTGCCAAGCTTATAGCGCATTTCCTTCTGCTGACGAGCTTGCCCGCATGGCCGCATGGCAGGCCAGAGAATTGCGTGGCCAGAAAGTGATTTTCTGGGGGGGGGGGGAGGCCTACCGTGCCTACAAGAGCTTTTTCGTGGAATGCGAACCAGTAGCCATACTTATGGATACTCCCGCAGACGCTGGGCAAAAATACATTGACGGTATCCCTGTCCATCACCCTGATGCCTTTCTGCCCACCCTCACAGAACCTTTGCCTCTGGTGATTTTTGCCATGCAAAAGGCTAGTCCTCGGATTTTGCAAACGCTGAAAGAAAAATATGCCTATTACAAGCCTTCCAAACTGGTCATCTGCCCGGCTAATGCACAATTGCGCCCAAGGGTGGAACCTTTTTTTCAAGACTGA
- the wecB gene encoding non-hydrolyzing UDP-N-acetylglucosamine 2-epimerase produces MAKIVIIVGTRPEAIKLAPLVQAFASQPGMQPLVCNTGQHEQLCGETLAWFGIRADARLDVMRPNQSLAALQSRLLRELDAFLDSSGPQGVIVQGDTMSAFCGALAAFYRHIPVFHVEAGLRSYDLNEPFPEEALRQMLARLASLHFAPTQAARAALSAEGVAEEVIHITGNTVIDALQCLTPEALARAKEQLGAALASPLVLVTVHRRENHGSRLKQILRAVHILSEQYPACHFILPVHPNPNVGTVVRQALSGLSNVILTAPLSYPEMVLVMQHAVLALSDSGGIQEEAPSFGLPVLVLRYETERKEGLELGLAKLVGAETETIVNETQAVLNSSQNRQPPFINPYGDGQASGRIVNILRRYFQEQ; encoded by the coding sequence ATGGCAAAAATAGTGATCATTGTAGGCACCAGACCTGAGGCCATCAAACTGGCTCCGCTTGTTCAGGCGTTTGCCAGCCAGCCTGGCATGCAGCCCCTTGTCTGCAATACCGGACAGCATGAACAGCTCTGCGGTGAAACCTTGGCCTGGTTTGGCATCAGGGCCGACGCAAGACTGGATGTCATGCGTCCCAACCAGAGTCTTGCCGCCCTGCAGAGCAGGCTTCTGAGAGAACTGGATGCGTTTCTGGATAGCTCCGGGCCACAGGGCGTCATTGTGCAGGGCGATACCATGAGCGCCTTTTGCGGCGCTCTGGCCGCCTTTTACCGCCATATTCCCGTTTTTCATGTGGAGGCGGGCCTTCGTTCTTATGATTTGAATGAACCTTTTCCGGAAGAAGCGCTGCGTCAGATGTTGGCGAGGCTGGCAAGCCTTCATTTTGCCCCCACACAGGCCGCAAGGGCGGCCCTTAGCGCCGAAGGGGTAGCGGAAGAAGTCATCCACATTACCGGCAATACGGTTATCGATGCCCTCCAATGCCTGACGCCGGAAGCCCTTGCCAGGGCAAAGGAACAGCTTGGGGCGGCGCTCGCCAGCCCCCTGGTGCTGGTCACGGTACACCGACGGGAAAATCATGGTTCGCGCCTGAAACAAATTCTGCGGGCGGTTCACATCCTCAGTGAGCAATACCCCGCCTGCCACTTCATTCTGCCGGTACACCCCAACCCCAATGTGGGAACGGTCGTGCGGCAGGCCCTTTCAGGGCTGTCAAACGTCATCCTCACAGCCCCCCTGAGCTATCCGGAAATGGTGCTGGTCATGCAACACGCCGTTCTGGCTCTCAGCGACAGCGGCGGCATTCAGGAAGAAGCGCCCAGTTTCGGCCTGCCGGTTCTGGTGCTGCGCTATGAAACCGAGCGCAAGGAGGGACTGGAACTGGGGCTGGCCAAACTGGTGGGCGCGGAGACGGAAACCATAGTAAACGAGACGCAGGCTGTGCTGAACAGCAGCCAAAACCGTCAGCCCCCCTTTATTAATCCGTATGGAGACGGACAGGCCAGCGGGCGTATTGTGAACATTCTTCGACGTTACTTTCAGGAGCAATAG